One genomic region from uncultured Subdoligranulum sp. encodes:
- the mutL gene encoding DNA mismatch repair endonuclease MutL has translation MAEIRVLDKHTAELIAAGEVVERPASVAKELLENSIDAGATQITLSAVRGGIAQLQIVDNGSGIEAEYIDKAFIRHATSKIATAEDLSHIHTLGFRGEALASIASVAKVEVLTRTEQDEYACCYRIAGGEPQGMEPGARPVGTTITVNELFYNTPARMKFLKKDASEGTYVAETVLHAALSHPEISFRFIREGKQQFMTPGDGELRSAVYAVMGREFARDLLPVDGGSGVYHIKGLITPPRACRASRGTQHFFVNGRYVKNRTMMAALENAYKGTMMQGKFPGAVLMLEMPADLVDVNVHPAKTEIRFARESDVFDAVYRAVRMALTTPGSGECRFEMSQEAPAGRPASPERAAARPATPEKSRFATLSAAEYRALNRLTDPVPARPLPGIVSVESPAPHYQAPSAAPVRTTETSYRPTTEQQETVLDILPDLPEEKPAPAVAEPKNPETIPSVEAHREPPEPPAPQPEQQTMQALSALPREQESPEQTTMVPPAPQPLRLVGEVFKTYIITEREGELCLIDKHAAHERILFEKLAKDYGHVPAQMLLVPVQVNLTAAEKQALLQNAEMLNDAGLEVEDFGGSTVMVRAVPADVQVDDVEDMVVELAARFVDGSHDALREKTEWVLHSIACRAAIKAGDRTSNAEMLALAQQILEGAIPPFCPHGRPCVLKITRKELEKQFGRLV, from the coding sequence TGCAGATTGTGGATAACGGCAGCGGCATTGAGGCTGAGTACATTGACAAGGCGTTTATCCGGCATGCCACCAGCAAGATTGCCACGGCGGAGGATCTCAGCCATATTCATACGCTGGGATTCCGCGGCGAGGCACTTGCTTCCATTGCCAGTGTGGCCAAGGTGGAGGTCCTGACGCGCACCGAGCAGGATGAATATGCCTGCTGTTACCGTATTGCGGGTGGCGAACCGCAGGGCATGGAGCCGGGGGCGCGCCCGGTGGGCACGACCATCACGGTGAATGAACTCTTTTATAATACCCCCGCTCGTATGAAGTTCCTCAAAAAGGATGCCAGCGAGGGCACCTACGTGGCGGAAACGGTGCTGCATGCGGCGCTGTCCCACCCGGAAATCAGCTTTCGCTTCATCAGGGAGGGCAAACAGCAGTTCATGACCCCCGGGGATGGGGAACTGCGCAGCGCCGTGTATGCGGTGATGGGCCGGGAGTTTGCCCGGGATCTGCTGCCGGTGGACGGCGGCAGCGGTGTGTATCACATCAAGGGACTGATTACCCCGCCGCGTGCCTGCCGTGCCAGCCGCGGCACGCAGCATTTCTTCGTGAACGGTCGGTATGTCAAGAACCGTACCATGATGGCTGCGCTGGAAAACGCTTATAAGGGCACCATGATGCAGGGAAAATTTCCTGGGGCGGTTCTGATGCTGGAGATGCCCGCCGATCTGGTGGATGTCAACGTTCATCCTGCCAAAACGGAAATCCGGTTCGCCCGGGAGAGCGATGTCTTTGACGCTGTCTACCGTGCTGTACGCATGGCGCTGACCACGCCGGGCAGCGGTGAGTGCCGCTTTGAAATGTCCCAGGAGGCGCCCGCCGGAAGACCCGCTTCCCCTGAAAGGGCGGCAGCGCGCCCCGCCACGCCGGAAAAATCCCGGTTTGCCACCCTTTCAGCGGCAGAATACCGGGCGCTGAACCGCTTGACGGACCCGGTCCCGGCCCGTCCGCTGCCGGGAATTGTGTCGGTGGAGTCCCCGGCACCCCACTATCAGGCTCCTTCGGCTGCACCGGTCAGAACGACTGAAACCTCCTATCGTCCCACGACGGAACAACAGGAGACGGTACTGGATATTCTGCCGGATCTGCCGGAGGAAAAGCCTGCACCTGCTGTTGCAGAACCGAAGAACCCGGAGACCATTCCGAGTGTGGAAGCCCACCGGGAACCGCCGGAGCCTCCCGCGCCGCAGCCGGAGCAGCAGACGATGCAGGCTTTGAGTGCTTTGCCCCGGGAACAGGAATCGCCGGAGCAGACCACCATGGTGCCTCCTGCGCCGCAGCCTCTTCGTCTGGTGGGGGAAGTGTTTAAAACCTACATTATCACCGAGCGGGAAGGGGAACTGTGCCTCATTGACAAGCATGCCGCCCACGAGCGCATTCTGTTTGAGAAGCTGGCCAAGGATTATGGCCATGTACCGGCGCAGATGCTGCTGGTGCCGGTGCAGGTCAATCTGACGGCTGCGGAAAAGCAGGCCCTGCTGCAGAATGCAGAGATGCTCAACGATGCCGGCCTGGAAGTGGAGGACTTCGGCGGCTCCACCGTGATGGTCCGGGCGGTTCCTGCGGACGTGCAGGTGGATGATGTGGAAGACATGGTGGTGGAACTGGCAGCCCGCTTTGTGGATGGCAGCCATGATGCCCTGCGGGAAAAGACCGAGTGGGTACTGCATTCCATCGCCTGCCGTGCAGCCATCAAGGCGGGGGACCGGACCAGCAATGCAGAGATGCTGGCATTGGCACAGCAGATCCTGGAAGGGGCGATCCCACCGTTCTGCCCCCACGGGCGGCCCTGCGTGCTGAAGATCACCCGGAAGGAGCTGGAAAAACAGTTTGGACGCCTTGTATGA
- the miaA gene encoding tRNA (adenosine(37)-N6)-dimethylallyltransferase MiaA, with translation MDALYDCPRVVAIGGPTATGKTALSVALARQFNGEVINADSMQVYRGLSVGTAKATEEERAGVCHHLLDFLNPEEPYSVAEFVEMAAGLIPQITGRGHLPLVVGGTGLYITSLLHGIAFAPQRSDPELREELQQEAEEQGAQALYERLRQIDPEYAAKVHPNNLPRVIRALEVFRLTGRKMSEEQRQSRPETPPYRSLCLCLTYRDRAELYRRIDLRVDKMLEQGILGEAETVWLHKAEYRTAAQAIGYKEFFPYFEGTQSLAACTAALKQATRRYAKRQLTWFRHQNDARWLYVDEEDAFGRAAELIQDFLQN, from the coding sequence TTGGACGCCTTGTATGATTGTCCCCGTGTGGTGGCCATCGGAGGACCGACGGCTACCGGGAAAACGGCCCTCTCTGTGGCGCTGGCGCGTCAGTTCAACGGTGAGGTCATCAATGCCGACTCCATGCAGGTATACCGCGGTCTTTCTGTTGGTACGGCGAAGGCTACCGAAGAGGAACGTGCGGGTGTGTGCCATCACCTGTTGGATTTCCTGAACCCGGAAGAACCGTACAGCGTGGCTGAGTTCGTGGAGATGGCAGCGGGGCTCATTCCACAGATTACCGGCCGTGGACATCTGCCACTGGTGGTGGGGGGCACGGGACTGTATATCACCAGCCTTTTGCATGGCATTGCCTTTGCACCGCAGCGGTCAGACCCGGAACTCCGGGAAGAATTGCAGCAGGAAGCGGAGGAACAGGGGGCACAGGCGCTGTATGAGCGTCTGCGCCAGATCGACCCGGAATATGCTGCCAAGGTTCATCCCAATAATCTGCCGCGTGTCATTCGTGCGCTGGAAGTGTTCCGGCTTACCGGGCGGAAAATGAGTGAGGAACAGCGGCAGTCCAGACCGGAAACGCCGCCCTACCGTTCGCTTTGCCTTTGTCTGACCTACCGGGACCGCGCGGAACTTTACCGGCGGATTGATCTGCGGGTGGACAAAATGTTGGAACAGGGAATCCTGGGGGAGGCCGAAACGGTCTGGCTTCATAAGGCGGAGTACCGGACGGCGGCACAGGCCATCGGTTACAAAGAGTTCTTCCCTTACTTTGAAGGAACCCAGTCACTGGCGGCCTGTACAGCTGCTCTGAAGCAGGCGACCCGCCGGTATGCCAAGCGGCAGCTTACCTGGTTCCGCCACCAGAATGATGCCCGGTGGCTGTATGTGGATGAGGAGGACGCTTTCGGGCGTGCTGCCGAACTGATCCAGGACTTTTTGCAGAACTGA
- a CDS encoding HlyD family efflux transporter periplasmic adaptor subunit, whose amino-acid sequence MESKKVHTAGRVAKGISLALLALVSLYVILQCFVIFHQSYKTETAIAYTMADSVTLDGVVSFATVPVEGSGNLGYLVKDGERVSNGTVVAECYTDDSQGLLRERLDRLGRTIDLLSKSENSTGSDLSVLTNQTRQALYNLLDKLDTAEYSGITDAEDDFLLAQNRLQVSTGQTGNFSQTISTLQAEYDEINAQLGTLQTITASTNGYFSSTEAMSPIVTDQNSLDSASPTELQQMLEAGFPARDTGCAGQIATGFSWRFYAVCDLETAERFDGITSVKISVPGKQNTPLAATLVEVTPDEASGVAKLVFECQTINAEILSFGQETAQIDIKTYEGIRINKEALHIADGARGVYVKYGNLQRFLKITTLYEDDNYILIPGNGAIGTDNEVRLYDEVIVQGTNLQDGKLL is encoded by the coding sequence ATGGAATCCAAAAAGGTACACACGGCTGGCCGTGTAGCAAAAGGTATCAGTCTTGCGCTGCTGGCGCTGGTTTCCCTGTATGTGATCCTGCAGTGCTTTGTGATCTTTCATCAATCCTATAAAACGGAAACGGCCATCGCCTACACCATGGCGGACAGTGTAACGCTGGACGGTGTGGTCTCCTTTGCCACCGTGCCGGTGGAGGGCAGCGGCAATCTTGGGTATCTGGTAAAGGACGGAGAGCGTGTGAGCAACGGCACGGTGGTGGCCGAATGTTATACCGATGATTCACAGGGGCTTTTGCGGGAACGGCTGGACCGCCTGGGCAGAACCATCGATCTGCTGAGTAAGTCGGAAAACTCCACCGGCAGTGATCTTTCCGTGCTGACCAATCAGACTCGGCAGGCGCTGTATAACCTGCTGGACAAACTGGATACGGCAGAGTACAGCGGCATTACCGATGCTGAGGATGACTTCCTGCTTGCCCAGAACCGGTTGCAGGTGAGCACCGGGCAGACAGGGAATTTCTCCCAGACGATCAGCACCTTGCAGGCCGAGTACGATGAGATCAATGCGCAGCTTGGCACGCTGCAGACAATCACAGCATCCACCAACGGATATTTCAGCAGTACAGAGGCGATGTCTCCCATTGTGACGGATCAGAATTCCTTGGACAGCGCATCGCCCACCGAATTGCAGCAGATGCTGGAAGCGGGATTCCCGGCCAGGGATACCGGATGTGCGGGCCAGATCGCCACGGGGTTCAGCTGGCGTTTTTATGCCGTCTGCGACCTGGAGACCGCCGAGCGGTTTGACGGCATTACCTCGGTGAAAATCAGCGTTCCGGGCAAGCAGAATACGCCTCTGGCGGCGACGCTTGTGGAAGTTACTCCGGACGAAGCGTCCGGCGTGGCAAAACTGGTGTTTGAATGCCAGACCATCAATGCGGAAATTCTGAGCTTCGGTCAGGAAACCGCTCAGATTGACATAAAGACGTATGAGGGAATCCGGATCAACAAGGAGGCCCTGCATATTGCGGACGGTGCGCGGGGCGTGTATGTTAAATATGGAAACCTGCAGCGCTTTTTGAAAATTACGACGCTGTATGAGGATGATAACTACATCCTGATTCCCGGCAACGGTGCCATCGGCACGGACAATGAGGTGCGCCTGTATGATGAAGTCATTGTG